From the genome of Streptomyces sp. NBC_00523:
GGCGATATCCTGGGGGCAGCAGCGGGCCGGTGACGGCCGCCGCGCGGCGGTGGGGCCCGCCGTACCCGAACCGCGAGCGCTCATGCGCCGCCAACGGTCCCTACTTGCGCAGACGCGCGCCCGTAACCTTGCGGGCGCCCCGGCAGGTAGGAGACGTATGCCCGGCACCCTCACGAAGAACCCGCAGACCGCCGTCGTCGCCGTGGTCGCGCTCGGCGGCGCGACCGGCGCCTGCGCCCGCTACGGCGCCGGGCTCCTTTGGCCCACCGCGGCCGGCGGCTTCCCCTGGACGACCCTCGTGGTCAACGTCGTCGGCTGCGCGGTCATCGGCGTGTTCATGGTGGTGATCAGCGAGGTGTGGGCGGCGCACCGGCTGGTGAGACCGTTCTTCGGGACCGGGGTCCTCGGCGGGTTCACCACCTTCTCGACGTACGCGGTCGACATCGAACAGCTCGTGTCCAAGGACCGGGCCGGCACCGGACTGGTCTATCTCGGAGTAACACTGCTCGCGGCCCTCGCGGCGGTGTGGAGCGCGGTGTGGCTGACGCGCCGCGCACTGGCGTGGAGGCAGGCATGACGACATCCATGACCGAACCGGGCCTGCGGCTGACCGTGCTGGTCGGCGAGTCCGACAGCTGGCACCACCGGCCCGTCTACACGGAGATCGTGCACCGGGCGCATGCCGCCGGGCTGTCCGGCGCCAGCGTCTTCCGGGGCATCGAGGGCTTCGGCGCCCACTCGATGATCCACACCCAGCGGCTGCTGTCCCTGAGCGAGGACCTGCCGGTGGCGGTGGTGATCGTGGACGCGGAGGAGGCGGTACGGGCCTTCCTGCCGGAGATCGCCGAGCTGACCAACGGCTGCCCGGTCACGCTGGACGCCTGCGAGATCGTGCGGAACCCCGGGATACAGGGGGATCAGGAGTGAACTGGCTGCTCGTGATCGCCGGGGCGGCGGTCGGCGCCCCGGTGCGCTATCTCACCGACCGGGCCGTGCAGTCCCGCCACGACACGGTCTTCCCGTGGGGGACGTTCACCGTCAACATGGCCGGCTGCCTGATCCTGGGCACGCTGACCGGCGCGGTGGCGGCCGGGGCGGCCTCCTCGCACCTTCAGCTGCTGCTCGGGACCGGACTGTGCGGGGCGCTGACCACGTACTCCACGTTCAGCTACGAGACGCTGCGGCTCGCGGAGGACGGGGCCAGGTTCTACGCGGCGGCCAACGTCGTGGTCAGCGTCGTCATGGGCCTCGGCGCCGCCTTCGCGGGCGTCAGGCTCGCCGGGGCGGTCTGGGCCTGACCCGGCGCTCGGAGGGCGGCGCGGTGATGGTGACGGGCACGCCGGACGGGGCCTGCGCGCCGGTGATCCGGCTCAGCTCCTCGCCGCCGGAGCGGACCTCCGCGATCTGCGGGGTGATGCCCGCGTCGGCCATCAGCCGGGTCATGTCGCGGCGCTGGCTGGGCAGCACCAGCGTGACGACGCTGCCGGACTCCCCCGCCCGGGCGGTGCGGCCGCCCCGGTGCAGGTAGTCCTTGTGGTCGGCGGGCGGATCGACGTTGACGACGAGGTCCAGGTTGTCGATGTGGATGCCGCGCGCCGCGACGTTGGTCGCGACCAGGACCGAGACGTGCCCGGTCTTGAAGCGCTCCAGGGTGCGGTTGCGCTCCGGCTGCGCCTTCCCGCCGTGCAGGGCGGCCGCCCGGACCCCGCTGTTGAGGAGATGGGCCGTCAGCTCGTCCACCGCCTGCTTGGTGTCCAGGAACATGAGCACCCGGCCGTCGCGCGCCGCGATCTCCGTCGTGACGGCGAACTTGTCGGAGGGCCGTACGTGGAGCACGTGGTGCTCCATCGTCGTCACGGCGCCCGCGGCCGGGTCCACCGAGTGGACGACCGGGTCGTTCAGATAGCGCCGGACGAGCAGGTCGACGTCCCGGTCCAGGGTCGCCGAGAACAGCATGCGCTGGCCGCCCAGCGGGATCTGGTTGAGCAGCTGGGTGACCTGGGGCATGAACCCCAGGTCGGCCATCTGGTCCGCCTCGTCCAGCACCGTCACCTCGACCCGGTCCAGCACGCAGTCGCCGCGCTCGATGAGGTCCTTGAGGCGGCCCGGCGTGGCGACGACGACGTCGGTGCCCCCGCGCAGCGACGCCGTCTGGCGGCCGATCGACATCCCGCCGACGACGGTCGCCAGGCGCACCCGCAGCGGCTTCGCGTACGGGGTCAGCGCGGCGGTCACCTGCTGGGCCAGCTCGCGGGTGGGGACCAGGATCAGGGCGCGCGGATGCCGGGCCTCCGCGCGGTGCCCGGCCGTGCGGGCGAGCACCGCCAGGCCGAAGGCGAGGGTCTTCCCGGAACCGGTGCGGCCCCGGCCCAGCACATCGCGCCCGGCCAGCGAGTTCGGCAGGGTGGCCGCCTGGATCGGGAACGGCTCGGTGACGCCCTGCTCGGTCAGCGCCGCCAGCACGGCGTCGGGCAGGTCCAGTTCGACGAAGGACGCGACGGGGGGCAGCGCCGGGGTCTCGGTCCGCGGCAGCTCGTACTCGCCCTGCCGCGCCACGGGCTTGCGGCCCTTCCCGCCGAAGCGGCGGTCGGGGGCCCCGGAGCGGCCGGCGCCCCGGGTGCGGAAGCCGCCGCCCGCTCGGGCTCCCGGGGCACCCTGGCCACGGGAGCGGGAGGAACGGTCGTGCGGGCGGGGGGTGCGGTCGCGGCTCAAGCGGAACCTTTTCGTCGGGAGATGCGCGGCGTCCCGCGGCTCTTTCCGATGGTAACCGGGGCGGGTGCGGAGCGCGGGGCCCGAAAAAGACGCCCTGAACAAGGACACTGACCGGCCGGTCAGTTGATGCCGGACCGGGCAGGGGCCATAATGTTCGGGTAGCCCTTCACGCATCCCCCGTCGTGAAGGGCTACACCCCTTTGTGGGCGCGCGCGGCGGCGGCGCGCACCGGCGTCTTCACGGGCAAGGGACTCCCCTCGTGGCCCCCTGCCCATGTTTTTTCGAGTTAACAGTGACGTAGAGTGTTTGCGCAAGCCCGCTCCGGACACCGGATGAGAATGCTCCGCTTCACGCCACCTCCGGTCGCCCGCCCCCGGGAGCGTGGTCGGGGGTTCGTTACAGTACGAGCCCGTTGACCGAATCGAGCGCCGCCCGGAGCCGGACAGGGGTCCGCGGCGGACGTGAACGTGGGGGCCGGATGGACAACGGCGTAGAGCGCGCGCCGGATCTGCGGACGCTGCGCCAGAAGGTCGAGTACATGGTCGAGAAGACCTTCCCCGGCCGGAAGATCTCGGGCCGGTTCTTCGCCGACCTGGTCAGGGAGCGCGGCGGATCGCTCTCCCACAGCTACTTCTCCAACATCCTGGCCGGCAAGGTGACCCAGCCGTCCGAGGAGATCCTGAAGGCGCTCGGCCTGGGCTTCGGCGTGGACTGGCGGTTCTTCAAGGAGGAGTCGGAGGTCGTGGACGACGTCGTGGCCGGGCTCCAGTTCCTCGCCAAGCGGCGGACGGGCGAGATCAGCGGGCTCGCCGGGCGCGGGCTCGACGAGGAGGGGCTGCCGCCGGAGCTGCTGCAGTTCGCGATGTCCCTGCTGCGGGACGCCGAGGAGCGCACGCCCCCGGCCGGCGGCGGACAGCAGGGCTGAGCCATGTCCCTGCGGAAGCTGCGGCGGGAATGCGAGGAGGGGCTCGCGGAACTGCCGCTGCCCTCGCCGTTCTCCATACCCGGCCTGGTCGCCAACATGGAGGCGGCCCGGGGTCGGACCATCGTGCTGCACGAGATGCCCGACCGGCTGGCGCGCGTCAACGCCGCCTGCGGGCTGCGTCTGAAGAGCGGGGACACCAGCTTCGTGCTGTACCGCCGGCGCCCCACCGCGTACCAGACCCAGCACGTCATCCTGCACGAGCTGTGCCACGAGTGGTTCGACCACGGCACCTCGCTCGACGCGGAACAGCTCCGGCGGCTGCTGCCCGTCTTCGACACCTCGCTCATCTCCCGGATGGTCGGCCCGGACGCGGTGCTCACCCCGGACGCCGTGCAGGCGCGCGCGCAGTACGACACCCACGACGAACGCATGGCCGAATTCGGTGCCTCGCTGATCCCCCGGATGGCCCGGGACGTCACGAGCGATGACATGGTGGGGCGGCTCGCCAACTCGCTCTCGCGCCCGGTCGCCCACCGCCGCGGCGGCCTGTTCCGGCGTACGTAGGATCCGTACCGCCCGACCGCACTCCCCCCACCCCCGAGGACGTCCGCCGTGACCCCGCTCGACCTCGCCGGCTATCTCATAGCCGGCCTGATGACAGCCGTCGCCCTGTGGCGCATGCCGGCCGCCCTGTGGGGGGACGAGGAGGACCGGCGCCGCCGGGCGCTGTGGGGGTGTTACGCGGGATTCGCGCTGGCGCTCTGGACGAAGACCCGGTTCGTGCGCGTCGGACTCAACGACAGCCCGGTGACCGACCTGTCGGTCCTCATCAAGCACTACACCGCGACCATCGCGATTCTGGCCATTCTCAGCTACATCGTGGCGATCTACGGCCGGTACGAGGACGAGGGCGGCATCCCCCGGCACGTGCGGTTCGCCCGGCTCATCCAGCAGGTCGCGGCCAAGGCGTCGGTCGCCACCCTGGTGCTGCTCACCGTGCTGTTCTTCACCGTGGTCGACCGCTCCACGCCCTCGGACCGCTTCGTCGCGGACCACGCCGGGCAGTGGGGCGCCACGCTCTACATGAGCGTGTTCTACCTCTACCTCGGCGCCGCGTCCGCCGTCTGCGCGTACCAGTGGGCGCTGGCCACCGGGAGCGCCCGGATGCGCCATCTGCGCGTCGGGCTCGGGATGATGACATTCGCGATGTTCATCGGCGTCGGCTACACCGTCAGCCGGACGCTGTTCCTCTGGGTCAGCGTCGTGGACCGGCCGAGCGAGTCCTTCGCGCTGGACTTCGACGAGGTCACCGAGGCCGCCCAGGTCGTCCTCTTCCTCTTCTTCGCGGTCGGCGCCTCCATCCCGGCCCTGAGCAACGTCCGCCGCCGGGCCAAGCTCTGGCGGGCGCAGGCCCGGCTGCACGGCCTCTGGTACGCGCTGATGACCGCCTTCCCGGACCAGCCCTTCGAGCCGCCGCGCCCGCTGCTGCGGGAGCTCACGCGCTTCGACACCCCGGCCGACCTGCGCGTCGACCGCTGGACGGCGGACATCGCGGACGCGGTCGAGAAGCTGCGCCACTACGCGCCGGACACCCTGCTGCCCGCCGCCGAGGCCGCCGCCGGGACCGGTTCCGGCTCGCCGCTCGCCGACGCCTACTGGATCAAGGCGGCGCTGATCGCGCGGGACGCCGGGGCGCCGGCCGGGGAGGCGGCGGCCTTCTCCGCCCAGCACGCCACCGACCAGGACGGTGAGGTCGCCTGGCTGGTCCGGGTCGCGGCGGCCTACCGGACGGTGACCCCGGAGCGGGCCCGTCAGATCCTCGACACCTGTGACACCGCGGGCAAGGAGCAGCCGGCATGACCACCACCGACGCCACCGACAGCACGGCGGCCTCCCCCGACCACGCCCTCGCGCGGCGGGTGACCGACGTCCTCCAGCCCCGCAACGTGCTGCTCGTCGGCATGCTCGCCATCGGCCTCGCGGCGGCCGGGGAGTGGACCGGGCTGCTCTGGGGGCTGCTCGGCGCGCTGTGCGCGGGGATCGTGCCCGCCGGGTACATCGAGTGGGAGCGCGGGCGCGGCACCTGGGGCGACCGCCACGTCGTGGACCGCACCAAGCGGGCGCCCATCTTCTTCGTGATCCTGGGTTCCATCGGCGCCGGTTCGGCGGTCATGGTGCTGGGCGGGGCGCCCACCGGCATCCTGGCCGCGATGCTCGCGCTGTGGGCGATGACGGTCGTGCTGCTGGCGGTCAACACGGTGTGGAAGATCTCCGTGGACGCCTCCGTGGCCTCGGCGGTGGTCGCCCTGCTGGCCGCCGTCCACTCGCCGTGGTGGCTCTGCGCGTACGCGATGGCGGCCGCGGTCTCCTGGTCGCGGGTGGCGCTCGGCTACCACACGGTCGGCCAGGTCACGGCGGGTACGGCGCTGGGCGCGGCGACGGCGACGGCGTTCCTGTTCGTGTGACGACGCCGGAGCCCGGGCGGCGTGCCCCGCTCAGGCCTCCAGGACCGTGGCCTCCGGCTCCTCCCGGGTCCGCGAGGCCATGACCGCGATGTCGTCCTCGGCACCGGGCCCGAAGCGTTCGAGCACCCGGTCCAGGAAGGTCTCCAGATCGCCGTTGTCCGGCAGGGCCAGTTCCCCCAGCCGGGCGACGCTCGCGTCGATGTCCTCGCCCCGCCGCTCCACGAGCCCGTCGGTGTACATGAACAGCACCGTGCCCGGGCCGCACTCCATCACCGTCGACCGGTAGCCGCCGAACCCGGTGCCGAGCGGCGGGGCCGCCGGTACGTCGCAGATCCGGGTGCCCGCCGGGCCGGGGTCGAGGAAGACCGGCGGCAGGTGGCCCGCGCTCGCCACCTCGCACAGCCCGCCGTCCGCGTTCACCACGGCGAGCAGGCAGGTCGCCGCCCGGTCTATCCCGGAGCGCTCCACCATGCGGTCCAGCTGTTCCAGGATGCGGTGCGGGGGCAGTTCCTCGTCGGCGAGGAGGCGCAGCAGCGAGCGGTAGTGGCTCATCGCGACGGCCGCCTCCACGCCGTGCCCCATGACGTCGCCCATCGCCTTGAGGTGCCGCCCGTCGGGCAGCGGGATGACGTCGAACCAGTCGCCGCCCACCAGGACGCTGCGGTCGGCCGGCAGATAGCGGGTGGCGACCTCGATGTGCGGGTGGGGCGGCCGGGGCTCGGAGAGCAGGGAGCGCTGGAGCTCCAGGGCGATGGTGTGCTCGTGGGTGAAGCGGCGGGCGTGGTCGAGATGGACGGCCGCCCGCCCGGCGAGCTCCCGCGCCACCACCACGTCGTCGTCCGAGAAGACGGGCGAGCCGCCGGCCCGGAGCAGGCCGAGCACGCCGATCGGGGCGCCGCGCACCGAGATCGGCACGGCGACCGCCGAGTGCAGCCCGAGCTCCCCGTAGGCGGCGACGCGCTCCGGGTTGGGCGCCACGCGGCTCAGCCGCTCGGCGTCGGTGAGGTCCTCGACCACGGGCTGGTTGGTGGCCAGGCAGCGCGGTACGGCGGCCTCCTCCTGGTAGTCGATGTAGTCGCCGGCCACCCCGAAGCGGGCGACGCCCCGGCTCAGTCCGCGTACCGCCGACATGGCCGCCCGGCGCAGCCGGACCACGTCGGGCGGCGCCGGGCGCACCGGCGGGGCGACGTCCGGCGGGAAGACCTCGACGGTGGCGACGTCGGCGAGCCCCGGCACGACGAGGTCGGCCAGCTCGGCGCAGGTGGTGTCCATGTCGAGGGTGGTGCCGATGCGGGTGTTCGCGCTGTCGAGGAGGGAGAGGTGGCGCTGGGCCTGGGCGAACCGGCGCTGTTCGTCGTCGGCCATGACCTCCAGCACGATCCCGACGACGCCGACGACCCGGCCGTCCGCCTC
Proteins encoded in this window:
- the crcB gene encoding fluoride efflux transporter CrcB; this encodes MPGTLTKNPQTAVVAVVALGGATGACARYGAGLLWPTAAGGFPWTTLVVNVVGCAVIGVFMVVISEVWAAHRLVRPFFGTGVLGGFTTFSTYAVDIEQLVSKDRAGTGLVYLGVTLLAALAAVWSAVWLTRRALAWRQA
- a CDS encoding DEAD/DEAH box helicase, which gives rise to MSRDRTPRPHDRSSRSRGQGAPGARAGGGFRTRGAGRSGAPDRRFGGKGRKPVARQGEYELPRTETPALPPVASFVELDLPDAVLAALTEQGVTEPFPIQAATLPNSLAGRDVLGRGRTGSGKTLAFGLAVLARTAGHRAEARHPRALILVPTRELAQQVTAALTPYAKPLRVRLATVVGGMSIGRQTASLRGGTDVVVATPGRLKDLIERGDCVLDRVEVTVLDEADQMADLGFMPQVTQLLNQIPLGGQRMLFSATLDRDVDLLVRRYLNDPVVHSVDPAAGAVTTMEHHVLHVRPSDKFAVTTEIAARDGRVLMFLDTKQAVDELTAHLLNSGVRAAALHGGKAQPERNRTLERFKTGHVSVLVATNVAARGIHIDNLDLVVNVDPPADHKDYLHRGGRTARAGESGSVVTLVLPSQRRDMTRLMADAGITPQIAEVRSGGEELSRITGAQAPSGVPVTITAPPSERRVRPRPPRRA
- a CDS encoding toxin; this encodes MSLRKLRRECEEGLAELPLPSPFSIPGLVANMEAARGRTIVLHEMPDRLARVNAACGLRLKSGDTSFVLYRRRPTAYQTQHVILHELCHEWFDHGTSLDAEQLRRLLPVFDTSLISRMVGPDAVLTPDAVQARAQYDTHDERMAEFGASLIPRMARDVTSDDMVGRLANSLSRPVAHRRGGLFRRT
- a CDS encoding SpoIIE family protein phosphatase, producing the protein MPVHAHHPPSIDVTALAAVLDGTTAGVAVFDTELRYLYVNPSLVRHNGIPPAAHIGRRPSEVLPDIDAREDLMRAVLADGRAREVTSSGRLPAESGTARVYWHGAYHRLEADGRVVGVVGIVLEVMADDEQRRFAQAQRHLSLLDSANTRIGTTLDMDTTCAELADLVVPGLADVATVEVFPPDVAPPVRPAPPDVVRLRRAAMSAVRGLSRGVARFGVAGDYIDYQEEAAVPRCLATNQPVVEDLTDAERLSRVAPNPERVAAYGELGLHSAVAVPISVRGAPIGVLGLLRAGGSPVFSDDDVVVARELAGRAAVHLDHARRFTHEHTIALELQRSLLSEPRPPHPHIEVATRYLPADRSVLVGGDWFDVIPLPDGRHLKAMGDVMGHGVEAAVAMSHYRSLLRLLADEELPPHRILEQLDRMVERSGIDRAATCLLAVVNADGGLCEVASAGHLPPVFLDPGPAGTRICDVPAAPPLGTGFGGYRSTVMECGPGTVLFMYTDGLVERRGEDIDASVARLGELALPDNGDLETFLDRVLERFGPGAEDDIAVMASRTREEPEATVLEA
- the crcB gene encoding fluoride efflux transporter CrcB gives rise to the protein MNWLLVIAGAAVGAPVRYLTDRAVQSRHDTVFPWGTFTVNMAGCLILGTLTGAVAAGAASSHLQLLLGTGLCGALTTYSTFSYETLRLAEDGARFYAAANVVVSVVMGLGAAFAGVRLAGAVWA
- a CDS encoding MAB_1171c family putative transporter, with translation MTPLDLAGYLIAGLMTAVALWRMPAALWGDEEDRRRRALWGCYAGFALALWTKTRFVRVGLNDSPVTDLSVLIKHYTATIAILAILSYIVAIYGRYEDEGGIPRHVRFARLIQQVAAKASVATLVLLTVLFFTVVDRSTPSDRFVADHAGQWGATLYMSVFYLYLGAASAVCAYQWALATGSARMRHLRVGLGMMTFAMFIGVGYTVSRTLFLWVSVVDRPSESFALDFDEVTEAAQVVLFLFFAVGASIPALSNVRRRAKLWRAQARLHGLWYALMTAFPDQPFEPPRPLLRELTRFDTPADLRVDRWTADIADAVEKLRHYAPDTLLPAAEAAAGTGSGSPLADAYWIKAALIARDAGAPAGEAAAFSAQHATDQDGEVAWLVRVAAAYRTVTPERARQILDTCDTAGKEQPA
- a CDS encoding DUF190 domain-containing protein, whose amino-acid sequence is MTTSMTEPGLRLTVLVGESDSWHHRPVYTEIVHRAHAAGLSGASVFRGIEGFGAHSMIHTQRLLSLSEDLPVAVVIVDAEEAVRAFLPEIAELTNGCPVTLDACEIVRNPGIQGDQE